In Elephas maximus indicus isolate mEleMax1 chromosome 5, mEleMax1 primary haplotype, whole genome shotgun sequence, the sequence gaactagatggtgcccagctacaaccgatgactgccctgacagggaacacaacagagaacccctgagggagcacgagagcagtgggatgtagaccccaaattctcgtaaaaagatctgacttaatggtctgattgagactagagagaccctggagatcacggtccccagaccttctgttagcccaagactggaaccattcctaaacccaactcttcagatagggactggactggactatgggatagaaaatgataatggtgaggattgagcttcttggatcaagcagacacatgagactatgtgggcagctcctgtctggatggaagatgagagggcagagggggtcagaagctgcccaaatggacatgaaaatagagggtggagagaagaagtgtgctgtcccattagagggagagcaactaggagtatatagcaaggtgtatgtaagtttttgtatgagagactgacttggtttgtaaactttcacttaaaaaacaataataaaaaaaaaaattccgctTCCCACTAtcgagagtggcgtctggggtcttaaacactagtgcccggacatctaagatgcatcgattggtctcaactcacctggagcaaaggagaatgaagaacaccaaagacacaaggtaataatgaacccaagagactgaaagggccacataaatcagagactacatcagcatgagaccagaagaactagatggtgcctggctacaaccgatgactgccctgacagggaacacaacagagaatccctgatggagcaggagaaaaaggggatgcagacctcaaattctagtaaaaagaccagacttaatggtctgactgagattagagggaCCATgaaggtcatggtctccagaccttctgttagcccaagactgggactattcccgaagccaactcttcagacagggattgggactggactataagacagaaaatgatactggtgaggagtgagcttcttggctcaagtagacacacgagactttacggaaggggagatgagaaggcggcggggtggggggggctggttgaatggacacaggaatacagggcggagagaaagagtgtgctgtcacattgtaggaagagcaaccagggtcacgtaacaatgtgcgTATAAGTTTCTATATGAAaaactgacctgaattgtaaactttcacttgaagcacaaaaaaagaaaaaaaaaagcgtgCAAGCTACTGACCTAGGAGGTCAGAGTTCCACTCTGAGCGTAGAATAGCGAATGCACCCTGCTGGGGAGACAAGACCACCACTAGCGAGGAAGCAGCACACGAGACCTGCCGCTGACCTAAACATGCACAGCTCAAACAGACCACTGAGCTGTGGGTGTACTCTGAGACCGGCCACACCAGGCGCAGCCCTGCCAGGGCCAGGCTGTGACTGCACTCCCTGGCCTGCTGCCAGAACAGGGCCAACAGGGGTTGGGCAGCTGGGCTGTGGGTGCAGCTGTGGCCTGCCACTGGACAGGGCTGATCAGGACTGGCCAGCTGGGCTGTGAGTACATCTATGGACCCAGCAAAGGTCCAGACCGAGGCAGTGAGAGCCAAGGTGGCCAAGGAGGACCAGCTCCACACCAGACTAGGAATGCACCAGCTTAGCAggcagggagaagaggaaaggggACCACCTAGAAAAAGGGAAGCCCATTTGTGAAGAGGCCACGCGGCATCCACATTGAAGCAACAGATAAGACACTGTGCCCAGCCCCCAGGAGACAGGCCCAGCTCCTAGGAAGACAAAGGAAGCTCCCATAAAAGGACATGAATAAAGAGGCCACGAGGAGGCCAAGCAGCAAGCCGTGGGCACCTAGTGCTGTGGGTCCCAGAAAGCAGAAGCCCGCTGCTGGGAATTGAGAAGTGTGTCTCACACAGGTGCAGCCTGAGCCAAGCAAGGGCGGGAAAGATCTGAGCAGAGGACCCAAGGGAAGCTGCAACCTGAAAGCAAGACAGCGCCGTACCATGCACACGAGGGGCTCATGAGGTGGTGGGGGCACAGCAGACGCACACGAGTGGCTCACAGGGCGgtgggagcacagcagaggaagcaCGCGAGACACTGGGGGGGCTCAAGAGGGTGAGCACGTGCAGTGGGGAATGGAGTCGAGCCCAGGTTGCTGGCTCCAGATTAGGCTTCACAAGCAGCTTGAGCAGGTAGACAAGCACCGAGTAGGGGACGTGCTGCATCTGGAGCAGAGCCAGAAAGGGCTTTATGGAGGAAGGGCCACATTACAGGGTGGGGGGTGCTCCTCCCAGCACGGAGAGTACTCATTGATTGATCTGCCGATgagaaaagaactttaaaaaaacctGTCTCGAGAAATATTTAAGAGAAAGAAATCAAGATTTGCAAATAAGGCAATGCTGCTAGGACTACGGTCAACACGAGGACTGTCCATACTACTTAGCAGCCTGGGAGAGGGCTCAGCAGGCCAGCTGCCGGCAGTCAAAGCTTTCCTAGCTTCCTGGAACTCTACTTCAGCCAGAAAGAGAGAAGTCATTAGACAAAACCTACATCAAAGCTTCAGCCTCTGAGTAAACTGCACTGTGTCACGATTAATCATTTGAAACAAATGGTGAGGGTGTAAGGTGCCCCTGAGGTGAGACACAGATAGGCAGTCATCCCACACAGCAGCAACTCACAGTGACAAGAACTGTGCCCAAGGCCGCAGAGTTGGTGTGTAGGGGCagagagggggtggggaggactcATGGGGCGGGGAGAGGGGAGGTGTGTGGGGGGATGTAGGGGGGGATTGTCAGGAGTGGGAACTCAAGGTGGGATGTGGGGGGGCACCGGCAGCAGGCCTGGCTgaccctctccctcccccgccaccaccccagcagtgtgaccttgagtatacccctgACCCTCCAAACCTGCCTCCTGCCCTGTTAAATGCCAAGGTTAAAGCAGAATGAGTGGGCGCTAGACACCTGGCTGCAGCAGGTGTCTAGACGCTGGCAGGGAGTGTGAGTGTGACTGGCTGGGGAGTACTCATGCCACAGGACAGAACTCACTGCAGGAGGGCCTCATCGCAAGCAGCCGTGGGCGCTGCTCCAGAGCCTGGGCCTGCGCTGCCGTTTTAGTGGGACGAGTGGACTTCCAGAGTCAGTACCGATTCTCACCTcactttctcctgcccaccagcAGTGCGAGGCCACTCCCCACCCGTGTCTTCCCAGAAAGCACTAAGTCAGCGGGAACCCGGGCACCTGGGGAACACCCAGACCTTTCTGGGTGCAGACTCCTGGCAGAGCACCAAGAACATTAAGTTCAACGTGCCGGCTGGTGAATGAGATGAGTGTCCAGGAGCCGGGTGCTCTTGCAGGTGATCTGCCCACCCTGTGGACCCAGAGCACCTGGGCGCCCTGTGCAAACGGTCCACAGCTCACCTGTCTGAAGACAGGATCACGGTAAGCATCTACGTTTTGGGTAACAAGAACTCTGCTGAAGGCCTTGCACTCGCTCCTACCCTCTCCCACGGGACCCGTTGACACTGCACCCTGGAAGAATGTCCAAACACAGACAAAAGAGCGCCCCGGAGGAAAAAACGCCCCACCTCTGTACATACGCGAGCGTCTTTCCTTACTACACCTAACAGTACCGCACACAgtcgcacacacacatacgcacacacacggACACGCGAGtgcgcacacatacatacacgcacgcgcacacacacacacacgggcgcgcacaagcacacacacatacgtgcacAGAGGAACATCCCCCCTCAGCTTACAACACCCGGGCGGCGGCGAGGGCGCGGACCCGACTCACCATGAACGCGCGGGGCTCAGGATCGCGCGGCCGGCGGCTCCATGCCTCGCTCCGCGGACACTGCCCTCTGCCGCACCCGGGGCCGACCCACGGAGGGACCGAGGGACCGACCCGCAGACGCACAGGACGCAAGGCAGGGCTGCGGCTGCGGGGCGGAGCCAGGCCACTCAGTCGCGCGCAGATGCCGGGAGCGCACGACGCTCGGTTCGCTCCGCCTCCAACGCTCCAGCCTGGCTCGTCGAGACCCCGACCTGGGCCCGGGAGACCGGGACcggggccgggggccgggggccgggggccggggaccgggggcggggccgggggcggggctgcGCCAGGGAGACCTCAGCGTCCCGGGCGCGTGGGTGTCCACAGTGGGTGGTGGTAGCAGAAGGCAGCTGCGCCCCCTTTCGACAGGCGCAGGGGCACCGGGCGAAAGGTGCGCGCAGCTGGGCGGCTCCAGCGGCCGCACCTGGGCACGCTTAGCCACGATCTCAGTCTCCCGACCGCCGCAGACAGGTGCAGCTTGGTCCTATCctaaagggaaactgaggctccgagCCTTGCACAGGGCCAGGGACGTAGGGCCTAGACGCGGCTTTGCACCCCCCTCCCAGGCTTGCCCGCGGAGTCCGACTTCTAGGAACTGACGAGGCCAGGCGTGCCGGTGAAGACACGGGATTCTTCGGAGGAAGGATGCGCAGACCACCGCTAAACCGGCATCCGGCATCCGTCTAAACCTCGGGCACCGGGTCCCTGGTTACACGGGGGATGTACATGGTAAGAAGTAAGCGTAATGCCGAGCAACACACAGCCAAGTTCTAGCTCGTAATGTAAGAAGATACTGAGAAATACCTACCAAAGGGCACTATACAGAGTATTAACGCGGGTCTTGCCCGGGTGGTGGTGGCTAGTTGCCTTCTcacctgattccgactcatggcgaccccgtgtgcagagcagaactgctctgaagggttttcaaggctgtggccttcgggaagcagattgccaggcctgtcttccgaggcacttctgggtaggttcgaaccagcAACCTCTGGGCTAGtggtccagcacttaactgtttgcactgaccttttcttctttatactcTACTGTGGTTGTCAGATGTTTCCTACACTgagattattttaattaaaacaccaggacacaccaaaaaaaacccaggcccGGATAGAAACCAGATCTGTGGTTGCTTTTGGAGGGGGTTGCCTGGGAAGGGCCACAAAGACCTGTAGTGATGGAAACACTCTCTCAATGTGCACTCATCAGAACTGAATGgcatgataaaaattattttaaaataaataaataaataaataaaaagactaaaaacaaaaactgaatggTATACTTCAGAGCATTCTGCTTGAAAATCACACCTcaacttaaaaaatgtttaaagtcCTTGTAGGGTCAGAGTTGTTTTAGGTCACCCGTGGGCCAGGGTCCGAGGGCTGGCCAGCCTGGGTCTGGGGCTCGCAGGGCTCTCCCTGTGACAGCCTGCACAGGCCCCTGGGCTGTGAGCACACACTTCCGCCGGCTGATTTTCTACAAAGCAGAATGGCCAAATCCCAGCAGGAGCTTCTTCATTCAGAAGACACCTAGAAAGTCCTCCGGGGGAGAACTGAACAGACAGACGGTGACAAGTGACAACGAGGGTGTGGAGGAACTGGAACCGTCACACGATGGCAGGAGTGGAAAATGCATCAGCAGTTCTGGAagagagtttggcagtttcttacaggCACCTACCGTACGACCAGGAGCTCCACGCCTAGGGATACACTCAACACAGGCACCTACCGTACGACCAGGAGCTCCACGCCTAGGGATACACTCAACACAGGCACCTACCGTACGACCAGGAGCTCCACGCCTAGGGATACACTCAACACAGGCACCTACCGTACGACCAGGAGCTCCACGCCTAGGGATACACTCAACACAGGCACCTACCGTACGACCAGGAGCTCCACGCCTAGGGATACACTCAACACAGGCACCTACCGTACGACCAGGAGCTCCACGCCTAGGGATACACTCAACACAGGCACCTACCGTACGACCAGGAGCTCCACGCCTAGGGATACACTCAACACAGGCACCTACCGTACGACCAGGAGCTCCACGCCTAGGGATACACTCAACACAGGCACCTACCGTACGACCAGGAGCTCCACGCCTAGGGATACACTCAACACAGGCACCTACCCTAGGACCAGGAGCTCCACGCCTAGGGATACACTCAACACAGGCACCTACCGTACGACCAGGAGCTCCATGCCTAGGGATACACTCAACACAGGCACCTACCCTAAGACCAGGAGCTCCACGCCTAGGGATACACTCAACACAGGCACCTACCGTACGACCAGGAGCTCCACGCCTAGGGATACACTCAACACAGGCACCTACCCTAGGACCAGGAGCTCCACGCCTAGGGATACACTCAACACAGGCACCTACCGTACGACCAGGAGCTCCACGCCTAGGGATACACTCAACACAGGCACCTACCGTACGACCAGGAGCTCCACGCCTAGGGATACACTCAACACAGGCGCCTACCGTACGACCAGGAGCTCCACGCCTAGGGATACACTCAACACAGGCACCTACCCTAAGACCAGGAGCTCCACGCCTAGGGATACACTCAACACAGGCACCTACCGTACGACCAGGAGCTCCATGCCTAGGGATACACTCAACACAGGCACCTACCCTAAGACCAGGAGCTCCATGCCTAGGGATACACTCAACACAGGCACCTACCGTACGACCAGGAGCTCCACGCCTAGGGATACACTCAACACAGGCACCTACCGTACGACCAGGAGCTCCACGCCTAGGGATACACTCAACACAGGCACCTACCGTACGACCAGGAGCTCCACGCCTAGGGATACACTCAACACAGGCACCTACCCTAGGACCAGGAGCTCCACGCCTAGGGATACGCTCAACACAGGCACCTACCCTAGGACCAGGAGCTCCACGCCTAGGGATACGCTCAACACAGGCGCCTACCGTATGACCAGGAGCTCCACGCCTAGGGATACACTCAACACAGGCACCTACCCTAAGACCAGGAGCTCCACACCTAGGGAACACTCAACACAGGCACCTACCCTAGGACCAGGAGCTCCACGCCTAGGGATACACTCAACACAGGCACCTACCCTACGACCAGGAGCTCCACGCCTAGGGATACACTCAACACAGGCACCTACCCTAGGACCAGGAGCTCCACGCCTAGGGATACACTCAACACAGGCACCTACCGTATGACCAGGAGCTCCACGCCTAGGGATACACTCAACACAGGCACCTACCCTAAGACCAGGAGCTCCACGCCTAGGGATACACTCAACACAGGCACCTACCCTAAGACCAGGAGCTCCACGCCTAGGGATACACTCAACACAGGCACCTACCGTACGACCAGGAGCTCCACGCCTAGGGATACACTCAACACAGGCACCTACCGTATGACCAGGAGCTCCATGCCTAGGGATACAGTCAACACAGGCATCTACCGTATGCCCGGGAGCTCCATGCCTAGGAATACACTCAAGAGAATTAAAACATACCCGTGAGATGCAAatatgcagcattattcataacggCCCCAAACTGGAAGCAATCCCAAAATCCACCAACTGGTGAAGAGGAAAGCAgcaatgaaaaaagaacaaactaccaTAACATGGTGCTATAAGATgggtgaacctcaaaaacatcatgctaagcgaaagatgccagacacaaaagacaatttgcatgactccatttatatgaaatttcttAAAAAGGCAAATTTctagaggaaaaaacaaatggGCATTTGCCTGGGGCTGGAGCAGGGTCGACTGCAAACAGGCAGAAGGGAACTCTTTTGAGTGATGAAATTCTCTAACACTGGACTGCAGTGAAGGTGGCCTAACTGTATACATTGACTACCAATCACAAAGCAGTTACAATGATTTTAGGGTATATCAATAATTTCTCAACAAAGAAGAGTTGATTCTGGCTGGAAGGATCAGGGAAGAAGGTCTTGTTAAGAAAAAATTATCCCTAACTTGCAAAGAAGGCAAAAGCAGGTGTGGTGGATGGAAGGGAGGCTTCCTTTCAGTTCACACCTGGGCATTTTTAACACGCGTGTCCAGGGATTATCTAGGAGAATGTGCCTGTGGTCTTTATTTTCTGATTAAAGCCCAGATACTTCAAAGTTACATGTTATCTTGTAGATTTATGTCCCACAGAGAAGATAATCCCGAGGGTGATGACATACTTCCCTGTAGGACACTCACCACTTTGTTTAAATCTAACCCAGCAGTCTTGTTCTAACTCTTTTTGGGTTTTATGCCTATAAATATCCAATTCCTCAAATGCTCTTGGAATCAACTTTACCATCTCACTCTTCTCCTCAATGAGATAAATAAATCTTTGACCCACggtcacttaaaaaaaagtaaatgttatAAGAAAAGGTTGTGTGTCTGTTAGGTGCAGTCTAGTCGAtttttcactcatagtgaccccgtgtgacagagcagaactgccccatagggtctcctaggctgtcatcttggCTCAAAAGGGGCAGTTTGGTGCAACTGGGGGAATTGAGTATGGTCTGAGTACCAGATGCAATTATAGAATTACTGCGATAGTACTTCCATGGTTTTGTAGGAGAATGTCTACCCTTACAGAGTATGTGCTCAAGTACTGAGGAGTGAGATGTCATGGTACCTGCAACTGTGTTCTAGATGTTTCAATtttccaaaaacagaaaaaggcgCAACAAAGCGGATATGGCAGAAGTCAACAGCTGTTTGATCTAGGTGGAGACTGTATGGGTGTCCATGAAATTGTTCTTTGAACCAACCCTTCTGTAggtttgaagtttttcttcatggGCGTCAGAAACTAGTAAGAAGACAGCCTCCTTCAGATCTCTTCTCAAATGCCCGTCCTCACAGACACACTCCATGACCACTGGAACCAGAACGAGGCCCGGTGGCCTCCTCCCAGCATCAGGTTCTGCCTGCTCGGCACTTCATCACAACTTGTGATGACGTGATGACTCAAGTAGTCTTTACTGCCCAACAGACTGTAAACGCTCTGAGAGCAAAGGCTTCAGCTGTCCTTCTCCGAGGAACGCCTAGCTAAGTAAATGGCTCACAGTAGACATCTGAGCCTTTGAGGAATAAATGTGCCACCACGTGAagttgaggtccctgggtggtgcaagccatTTGCGCTTTAACATAGAGGCTGGCGGTATGAACCCCCCCGCAGTGCAGCCAaagaaagtctggtgatctgcttctgtaaagaccatagctaagaaaaccttacagagcagttctactttataacacatggggtcgccatgagtggaaattgacttgacaacaatgggttttttattttcatatgaaatcatttattcttccttccttctctcctttcaccaatccttccacccacccaccctttcatccaccatccattcatccacccacccacccatctacccatccatccctGCATTCACCCatccctccacccacccacccatccctccatctacccatccatctacccacctatctacctACTCACCcattcttccatccatccatccctccatccctacACCTACCCATgcctccatccacccacccatgtctccatccacccacccatgccTCCCTCCACCCACGCCtccctccacccatccatcccTCTACCCACCCACCTATCCCTCCATCCCTACACCTACTCATGCctccatccacctacccatccCTCTATCTATCCActcatccctccctccatccacccacccatccctccatccctacACCTACCCATGCctccatccacctacccatccctccatccacccatccatccctccatccacccacccacccatccctctATCCATACACCTACCCTCCATCCACCCGCCCATCCCTCCATACACCCCCCATCCCTCCATCCACTCACCCATACATCCCTCCACCCGCTCACCCACCCATCTATCTACCCACATATCCCCCCACCTacccatccctccatccacccacccatccctccatccctacacccacccatccctccatccactcatccatccatccctccacccGCTCACCCACCCATCTATCTACCCACATAtccctccacccacccatccatccacccacccaccgaTTCACCCATCCCTCCATCtattcattcatccacccacccacccatccatccatccatctacccatctgtCCAGCCATCCAGGATTTATGGTGCTTGGCTCTAGAAATGGAGATGAATAGGCCCCTGCCCTCGAGTAGCTCGCGGACTAGCAGGTGGACAACAGCTACACCTGGTGATCAGTGCTATGACACAGAGAAACCCCTAAGGCTCAGACGAGCCCCAAAGAGGCCACTGACCCAGCCTGAGGGGTTAGTGGTGACTGTCTGGAAAACCAATTCCTGCAGCTGAAAGACAGCCAGTCACAGTGTAGCTCTGTCCTCAGCCTCCACAGGCCTCCTACCAACACCCAGGCCCCCAGCCAAGCACCTGGTGCCACATGCACTCATTGCCGCAAGTCAACACGCTCACTAAATCAATACAGGGCTGAGTCGAGGTACACGCTGTGTTCACCAAACACGTTGGCCATCTTCTCTGGCAGGCTACAGCCTGCAAGTCACTTCACCAATGCAGCTTCCATCACAAATCTGAGAACTGTACACCATTTACAAAGTCTTAACTATATTCATACTATACCACGGGACAAGCTGACTTTTACTAAATGCTAAAACGGGAAAGGGAGCAATAACAGAAGTTCGCAGAACCTCTCCGTCTCAGATTGACACCAGAGCTCACAGCAATCTTAGTCTCTCCTGACTGCGGCGTGATGGATGGTGGTCTGAGATGACCAGTGCTCATCCCAGGCCTCCTGCATGTTCACTATGACATGGGATGTGTGGCTCGCTTGCTTTATCTACAACATGGCCACCACTGCCCTTTGAGGTCAGGGAGGTGAAGTGCGTTCACCTGTCCATCGTGGCACGGGAGCAGGTGCTGGCAAACCCACCCTGCTGCAGGGCACTGGGTTTCTCAGGGACGCGAAGGTGCCTGAGCAGCACCGTCAGTGCCCCACCACGGCATAGCTGACCAAAGCCCACCGCCTCAGTGAGTCACAAGGTGACAGCGGAGGAAGACGCCAAGCCCTGCACACGTAGCAGAAGCAAGAAGACCGTTAACAAAGTGGGGTATGAACGGGCCTGGCTGACAGTGGGCGCTGCCCAGGACCTGGCAACAACACAGCCCAGCCTCACCTACTCTTGTGGGTGTATGTCCAGCAACACATAGGAGGGTCTGAGACAGCAAAAGGCCAGCGCAGGACGTACCGTGAGGCACACGGTGGAGTGGCTCAGGGTGGGCTCGGGAAACCCTGAGACAAGGAGGTCATGGGAGGAGCTGCAGGTAGAGGCCCCAGAGGAGACAGCTGGgaccccaagggacagaaagtcATGTGGCCAAGGTGCGCAGCAGTCAGATCATGGGGAGTGGGGTCCTTGTCAGGTGGTGATAAGGGGTGTGCTTTTTAGTCACATGTGATAAGAAACCACTGGGAAATTTTAaatagagattgttgttgttagttgccttctcgtgtcagttctgacccatggcgaccccatgtgtgcagagtagaactacttcacagGGTgtccaaagctgtgacctttcagaagcagatcaacaggcctgtcttctgaggcacctcggggtgggttcaaactgccaaacttctggctagtagtcaagtgcttaaccttttacGCCACCCAGCCACTCTTAAGTAGAGGAGTGACATGACTTACTGTATGTACAGAGAACAACCAGAGCGGCAGGAGTGGTTCTCTGGGTGACAGGATTAGGGGTGACGCTAGTTttcattacattatatcagatttctACATGTACTGTGTTAACGTTTACAGCCAAaagtaaaactaaaaccaaagccaaacaagCAAACCAAAGTAGCAGCTAAATGTGCTCCTTAGCAGGGCACCGAGCCGGCCACCAGCCCGCCCCTTGGGCCTGCCCTCCTGATGCCACCCAGTGCCCCTGCCCAGCTGCAGTCCACTCTACAAGCCGCCTCCCACCCCTGGGCACCAAGGCTCTTTCAGCCCTCCTTAACTTGGCCATACCATTCTATCTGCGGAGATTGCTCTCTCCTCCCTACCCACCcaccaaaaaatggaaaaaaacaaaccaaaaccttcCTACTTCTCCTTCAAAGACACCCCTCCAGGTGACCCCTCGTGCAGCTCCAGAGAGAAAGGCCTGCTTgagggccaagaggagctgagagagctgtcctgcactgaagaaggcagggatgtgctctccactgggcgggggcggggggggggggacctTCCAGACCCTGCCTACATGCTTACTGATCCTGACCCCGAGTTGTagcctgttccttaataaaccacttaactgtaggtatggtctgtgagttctgtgcggccattgcaacaaattatggaacccagcagagaagcagagagtgccggCTGCTGTCAGAACTGGTCAAAAGGCTGGAGAGTGgcagtatgtctgacctccacctcctgggcatcagctttgggctgatcctggtcactgcccccctgaagttagacaggttctcacactactactactaccatTTTTCAGCTCCCTTCCCACGGGCAAAAGGACAGCCACTGATGTGAGCCCCCCAGGGACTTACAAGGAATAACCCAAGCTCCAACTAGAGCCGCAAAGAGCGCCAGCAGCTGGAATTCTACTCAGAACCTTTGGAACCTGATGGCCAGTAACACTTACCAGACACTCCCCACGTGTCAGCCCCAGGGCCAAGTCAGACACACATGGTCTCATTCCATCCTGACCACCCACCCCCAGAACCTGTGCACATGTGACCTTACAGGGGACAAGGGCTGTGCAGGGTGATCAGAGAAGGATCTCAAGAGGGGAGATCCTTCTGGGTTAGCTGGGTGGGCCTGGTGTGACATCAGTGTCCTTACGAGAGGGCAGCAGAGGGACAGTCACTGCAGAACGGGGAGGCCGTGAGAGTgatggggccacaagccaaggaatggtgGCAGCATCCAGGAGTTGGGAGAGAAAGGATCAGATTATCCCCTCGGAGcctccagggagccctggtggcacagtggttaaagcactcgggtgctaaccaaaatgttggcagtttgaatgcaccagctgctctgtgggagaaagatgtggcgcctgcttccataaagaccacagccttggaaaccctctggggcagttctactcagtcctacagggtcgctgggagttgaaactgactcaaatgacaaagggtctggttttggttttgagcctccagaaggaaccagccctgccaataccctaatattaacccaaaAGATTCATTTCGGACTTCTGAcccccagaactgtaagagaagaCATTTGTGTAGTTTGTCACAGCGGTAACAGTGACACACACAGGTGCTCTCAGCATCGCCTCCTCCCCACCTGGCCCCACCCTTTCTTTCCAGATACTGCACCCGAGGCCCTAAGAAACCTCCCTACTCAGGTAACAGGTAGAAAATTAATTACTGGTTTGcaacctttcttcttttcctggtgATTTAATGCTATGAATTTCCCGCAAAGCGGTGCTTGCACTCTGTCCCACAATCTTGATATGCTGTATTTTCATTCACGTCAGAATATTCCCTCATTTTCCTCGTGACCTCCCCATGAATT encodes:
- the LOC126077401 gene encoding translation initiation factor IF-2-like isoform X35 gives rise to the protein MLHICISRVCFNSLECIPRHGAPGHTVDACVDCIPRHGAPGHTVGACVECIPRRGAPGRTVGACVECIPRRGAPGLRVGACVECIPRHGAPGLRVGACVECIPRHGAPGRTVGACVECIPRRGAPGLRVGACVECIPRRGAPGRTVGACVECIPRRGAPGRTVGACVECIPRRGAPGRTVGACVECIPRRGAPGPRVGACVECIPRRGAPGRTVGACVECIPRRGAPGLRVGACVECIPRHGAPGRTVGACVECIPRRGAPGPRVGACVECIPRRGAPGRTVGACVECIPRRGAPGRTVGACVECIPRRGAPGRTVGACVECIPRRGAPGRTVGACVECIPRRGAPGRTVGACVECIPRRGAPGRTVGACVECIPRRGAPGRTVGACVECIPRRGAPGRTVGACVECIPRRGAPGRTVGACKKLPNSLPELLMHFPLLPSCDGSSSSTPSLSLVTVCLFSSPPEDFLGVF
- the LOC126077401 gene encoding translation initiation factor IF-2-like isoform X11 → MLHICISRVCFNSLECIPRHGAPGHTVDACVDCIPRHGAPGHTVGACVECIPRRGAPGRTVGACVECIPRRGAPGLRVGACVECIPRRGAPGLRVGACVECIPRRGAPGHTVGACVECIPRRGAPGPRVGACVECIPRRGAPGRRVGACVECIPRRGAPGPRVGACVECIPRRGAPGRTVGACVECIPRRGAPGRTVGACVECIPRRGAPGRTVGACVECIPRHGAPGLRVGACVECIPRHGAPGRTVGACVECIPRRGAPGLRVGACVECIPRRGAPGRTVGACVECIPRRGAPGRTVGACVECIPRRGAPGRTVGACVECIPRRGAPGPRVGACVECIPRRGAPGRTVGACVECIPRRGAPGPRVGACVECIPRRGAPGRTVGACVECIPRRGAPGRTVGACVECIPRRGAPGRTVGACVECIPRRGAPGRTVGACVECIPRRGAPGRTVGACVECIPRRGAPGRTVGACVECIPRRGAPGRTVGACVECIPRRGAPGRTVGACVECIPRRGAPGRTVGACKKLPNSLPELLMHFPLLPSCDGSSSSTPSLSLVTVCLFSSPPEDFLGVF
- the LOC126077401 gene encoding translation initiation factor IF-2-like isoform X3, with product MLHICISRVCFNSLECIPRHGAPGHTVDACVDCIPRHGAPGHTVGACVECIPRRGAPGRTVGACVECIPRRGAPGLRVGACVECIPRRGAPGLRVGACVECIPRRGAPGHTVGACVECIPRRGAPGPRVGACVECIPRRGAPGRRVGACVECIPRRGAPGPRVGACVECIPRRGAPGRTVGACVECIPRRGAPGRTVGACVECIPRRGAPGRTVGACVECIPRHGAPGLRVGACVECIPRHGAPGRTVGACVECIPRRGAPGLRVGACVECIPRRGAPGRTVGACVECIPRRGAPGRTVGACVECIPRRGAPGRTVGACVECIPRRGAPGRTVGACVECIPRRGAPGLRVGACVECIPRHGAPGRTVGACVECIPRRGAPGPRVGACVECIPRRGAPGRTVGACVECIPRRGAPGRTVGACVECIPRRGAPGRTVGACVECIPRRGAPGRTVGACVECIPRRGAPGRTVGACVECIPRRGAPGRTVGACVECIPRRGAPGRTVGACVECIPRRGAPGRTVGACVECIPRRGAPGRTVGACKKLPNSLPELLMHFPLLPSCDGSSSSTPSLSLVTVCLFSSPPEDFLGVF
- the LOC126077401 gene encoding translation initiation factor IF-2-like isoform X38, whose translation is MLHICISRVCFNSLECIPRHGAPGHTVDACVDCIPRHGAPGHTVGACVECIPRRGAPGRTVGACVECIPRRGAPGLRVGACVECIPRHGAPGRTVGACVECIPRRGAPGLRVGACVECIPRRGAPGRTVGACVECIPRRGAPGRTVGACVECIPRRGAPGRTVGACVECIPRRGAPGPRVGACVECIPRRGAPGRTVGACVECIPRRGAPGLRVGACVECIPRHGAPGRTVGACVECIPRRGAPGPRVGACVECIPRRGAPGRTVGACVECIPRRGAPGRTVGACVECIPRRGAPGRTVGACVECIPRRGAPGRTVGACVECIPRRGAPGRTVGACVECIPRRGAPGRTVGACVECIPRRGAPGRTVGACVECIPRRGAPGRTVGACVECIPRRGAPGRTVGACKKLPNSLPELLMHFPLLPSCDGSSSSTPSLSLVTVCLFSSPPEDFLGVF